The Vibrio sp. NTOU-M3 genomic sequence ACCTAACCATTAACTACACGTTGAAAAACGTCGATACCGGTAAAGTGCAAGAGGGGACCTTCATGCCGATGGTGGCAGCAGATGGTCCTCACTACGGCTCAAATATCAACATGTTAGGTGTGGGTAACTACGAGCTTACATTCCACATCGATCCACCGTCAAAAGCGGGTTTGCTGCGTCATACGGATGAAGAAACTGGCGTTGGTCGTTGGTTCAAACCATTTGATGCTCAATACAAGTTTAAGTACGTAGGCATTAAGTAACCTTCCTTGTGTAACAACCAGGCTGCAGTTTGTGGTCTGGTTGCTCTGTTTTTTTGAGTGACTTATCTGTCTGATGCACTGTGCATGAATGGTCAGTGGTAAATATGAGCTTCTATCTTTCTCACGTCTTACTCGTTTTTTTGCTCCCAGCGATGCTATTTGGTGTGCTGTGGGCTGCGCAATCTAACGCTTTGTATAAACACCAGATTGGGTGGTTTGTGCTTGCGGTGCTCTCTGGTTCTGCACTGTTTCATCTACTGCCATTTAGCCAAGTGAATGTACTTATTATTAACAGTGTTTATCTTGGCGTTATCTTCCTGTCGGTTTTACTTGGTGCCATATGGCGATTGCCTTCGACCTTATTGGTGTGCCTGCAAAGCGTAACGGTCTTTCTATGCAGTTTTGTTTGGGCAAAAGAAGCCAAGCTCACGATGTTGAGCACAACCAACGTTATTAACACCGAGCTGATCTTAAACATCAGTTCTGTGATCCTAGGATTTGTCTTGATTACACTAATCAAGATCGCGGTCTCTTTGACGACCAAATCCCTATCCAAGATGGCTCGTAATGCACTTTGTTTACTGTTGTTAGTGCTGGCAGCATTGCCCCTCTCTGGTGAGATTATCCTGGCGTGCATGAAGCTAGGGATTCTTGGTCTCGATAAAGGTTTACTGTCTTACGTATCTAAAGTCACCAACTTCTCTTGGATTCTGTCTTACGCCGTACTGGCATTAGTTTCTATTTGTGTGACTGTCTTTTTCGTTACTCAGACTCGACCACTACAAGAGCAGGTGAAGCAAGCTGAATCCGCGATTGAACGACGCAAACATCAAGCGGCTTTGAATTCAGCTCAACGTAAAGTGCGTTTTAATATTGCGACTATCGCTACGATTCTGATTGCGCTGCTTTTCTGGGATCTTGTCGCTTCTCAACCGATTCGTCGTTCAGAAGCGCAGCGTATTGAAGTGGCAGCCGATGGCGCTGTCCATGTCCCTATCTCTGAGCAATTAATCGATGGAAAACTGCACCGATTTGAATGGGTAGCAAGCGATGGCAAAGTGGTGCGCTTTTTCATCATTGATCGTTTTGCCGGTGAAGAGAAATTTGGCGTTGTCTTTGATGCTTGCATGCTGTGTGGTGATGCAGGATACGCGCAAGTTGGTGATCAAGTGGTGTGCTTGGCGTGTGGCGTACATATCTTTATTCCTTCGATTGGTAAGCCTGGTGGGTGTAACCCAATCCCTATTCCTAAATGGACCGTCGCGAATCATGAAATCGTAATTTCGAAGTCGACCCTAGAAAGCGGTCTGAAATATTTTAGTGACGTGGTGGAAGTCATGGCGACAGATCCAGTCAATGGCGAGAAGATCAGCAATATGGAGGCTGAGCACAGTTATTCATTCTCAGGAAAGACCTACTTCTTTACCTCTGAGCAATCTTATGACGCTTTCCGTGATGATCCATGGAAATACGCGGACGTTGAACCGCTAAATCCGTTAGGAGAGTAATCATGTTAATCAGAATGCTTCGTCAGTCATGGCGACATGATACCAACCGAAAATTACTCGCTGTCGTTACGGTTTTTCTCGCGGCGAGCCTAATCTCAGCGCTGCTGGCTATTTCAATCAATATCGGTAACAAGATGTCGATGGAGATGAAAAGCTATGGTGCCAACATTGAAATCTCTCCTGAAGGACAAGTAAAGCTGCCAGATATTTTGGCGAAGAACGTCAACAAGTTGGAAAAAGAAGACTTACTTGCAGAGAGTGAACTGCCCAACATCATGGACATCTTTTGGCGCAATAACATTATTGGTTTTGCTCCATTTGTACGTGGGCAAGTTAAAGCGCCTGAGTTCGATAAAACCGTCAATATTATCGGTACTTTTTTTGATAAGAATCTGCCTGTTTCTGACGATGGCAAATACCGAACGGGTAATAAAACCATCTCGACGTATTGGCATGTCGATGGTCAATGGCCAGATGATGAAAAAACTCAAGCCTTGGTAGGGCAGTCATTGGCGCAAAAACTGGGTCTTAAATCTGGCGACAAGCTTGAGTTGCGCGGCATCGAAAACCGCACATTGTCGGTAACGATAACGGGCTTACT encodes the following:
- a CDS encoding Fe-S-containing protein; this translates as MSFYLSHVLLVFLLPAMLFGVLWAAQSNALYKHQIGWFVLAVLSGSALFHLLPFSQVNVLIINSVYLGVIFLSVLLGAIWRLPSTLLVCLQSVTVFLCSFVWAKEAKLTMLSTTNVINTELILNISSVILGFVLITLIKIAVSLTTKSLSKMARNALCLLLLVLAALPLSGEIILACMKLGILGLDKGLLSYVSKVTNFSWILSYAVLALVSICVTVFFVTQTRPLQEQVKQAESAIERRKHQAALNSAQRKVRFNIATIATILIALLFWDLVASQPIRRSEAQRIEVAADGAVHVPISEQLIDGKLHRFEWVASDGKVVRFFIIDRFAGEEKFGVVFDACMLCGDAGYAQVGDQVVCLACGVHIFIPSIGKPGGCNPIPIPKWTVANHEIVISKSTLESGLKYFSDVVEVMATDPVNGEKISNMEAEHSYSFSGKTYFFTSEQSYDAFRDDPWKYADVEPLNPLGE